GAGTGGGTGTTTGTATTCAATATAAGCCTGGATATGTAGGTATTAGTTGAAGGAAATaaaatttctaattatttttaatttttctttttattagcaAAACCGAATAGGAAGCTGACATTCCTGTACTTGGCCAATGATGTCATACAGAACAGCAAAAGGAAAGGACCAGAATTTACGAAAGACTTTGCTCCTGTAATAGTGGAGGCTTTTAAGCATGTTTCAAGGTACAGTAAACTTGTATGTGCAGTGTCCCTCACACTGCATTTGAGAAGTGGTCAGTTGATGTCTTCTGGCCTATCTAGTCTTCATGTGCTCTTCCTGTACTCGAAATCTTAGTTTCATTTATTCAGCGTTCTTGTGATCTTAGATAGTCTTACTTACAGCTTGATGAAGTTTGATAGTAAATTCATCAGCATTCAGTTCCTTTTTGCCTTGGAAGACAGCCTTTCAAGAAGGAAGAAACTGAAACTTGCTTACTGTCTGTGTTTATGTGCTACAACAGTTTGGCATTTTTCATTACTGGATGTTGCATGATTTGctttttccccagcagcctcTAATGTCATTGCATGAGGAAGCTAGGGTCCTGATGCAGGATTCTCTTCACAATGATACACAGCTGTTGAAGCAACATAAACCTGTTTGTAGTGTTTGCAGATTTACGGGTTGAAAAACCAAAAGAGTTTGATATAGGCCCTTTTTTTTCAGGTGCTTGCTAGAACACATTAAATGgtctttgctttctttaaaatGGGGATTTGTTATTTTCTGAGGTTATTTGACTTCTGATGGTTGGATATTGCTAAGAtctgtgaaggtctttctgtgaaaaataatcaTAAAGCAGTGCTATACTTCTAACTAGTGCTGATATTTGCTTTTTTCCTTCTAACAGTGAGTCTGATGAGAGTTGTAAGAAACACCTTGGCCGAGTGCTGTCTATCTGGGAAGAAAGGTCTGTTTATGAAAATGATGTATTAGAACAACTTAGGCAAGCTTTGTGTAAGTATTTTGTGAGTGTATGAAGGTTCTGTCTCCTGTTTCAAATAGTACTTCTTTGACTACTGTGTTTGTTTGCATTTAGATGGAGACAGAAAGGTGAGGAAGCGCACATATGAACAGATCAAAGTTGATGAAAATAACTGTTCACCTCGAAGTTCTCCCACTGATCCTCCTCAGGTAACAGCATGTTTATTAAATTCTCTACTTCCATATGGTTTTATACAGAATTTTTgggtttctatttttttttaatggtctcTTTTTCAGTGAGGAACTGTTTCTGGGCAAGGGTGGCTACACCTCAGACTTTTAATAGATTTTTAGGGGGGCATGTTGTAACTTTGTGTTTGACAGTAAACTCAGATGTATGAGCTCTATGTCCAGCTTTGTTCATGTCAGTATTTCAGCAGTTTGTACAATGTATCGAGTTCTCATTAAGTTTTTAGGGTAGTAGTAACAAATGTATTAGAGTGTAAGATTGTTACGATttatcaataaaaatatttcccAAAGTTTCACTCACAATGGCTGTGAGGAATTCTTGTTTTACCTTGCACTGTTACAGCTCTTCTAATTCTTGTGGGGTTTTGTTGTAGTATTGCCCTATCTCAAAAGGATTTTTGTTATAGCAAAGAACAACTGTGCTCAAGTCATCACAAATTTAGTATGTTTCTCTGTAGCAGATAGCTGGGCTTCTGTGAGCATCAGCCCTACTTCCAGAAGAAGTGCACTGATACAGTCTTTTGCAGTAGTGAAGCAAAGCAAcaagaaaagtaatttttaaaaatgtgtaaTAAAATGAAAGGTACTGTAAAATAATCACTACTGTCAAGAAGAAAAGGTTTATAAGTATTCCTATACAAAGAATTTAAATGAAAAAGCTCTTGTAGAAAGGTGACCTTTAAAACTAGCAATGATGTGCTGAGACtaaaggttttgttttgttcGACTCTAAAGGTGATACTGTAAATGCTGCTAAAATTATCATCAAATCAAGAAGCTTGTTGTAAATACTTCTGTTTTGTTGTAGGATCTGTTTATTTAAACTAGTTCTCAATCTTGCATGCTTTTTTCAGACCACAGATCTCATTAGAGCATTACAAGAACTAGAAAATGCTGCCTCTGGGGATGCAGCAGTTCACCAGAGAATAGCTTCCTTGCCTATAGAGGTCCAGGATGTGTCCCTGTTAGACAGAATAACAGGTGAGGGTTGGGAGCCTGGTAACCAAAATGCTCTTCTAAGAATGTAATGGTGCATAATGAAATCACACTTtacctgtttttctctgcttgcttTTTAGATAAGGAATCTGGAGAGCAACTTTCCAAAATGGTAGATGATGCATGTATGTTGCTGGCGGATTACAATGGCAGGTTGGCAGCTGAAATAGATGATAGAAAGCAGCTAACTCGAATGTTATCAGACTTTCTCCGATGTCAAAAAGAGTTCCTTGCAGAGAAAGAACATAAGCTGGAAGTGCGTAATATTTTGTTTTAGTTTCTTCTTCACTAAAGCTTGTTCTTGCAAATGTTTCTAGTTAGCCTGAACAACTTTTCTCTCCAAAGACAAATATTTTTTTGCCACTGTTATGTCTTTGCTTCCAGCACATTAGTAACACATTGTTTGATTCTAGTGTTCTAAACCTACTAAACCAGCTCTTTCTGCTTTTCAGTCTTGGTTATACCTACAAACTTAGTTTTAGTAGTGCAGATGGAAAGTCTTATCCCTGCTGTTACAAACTTAATTCTTCATAGTGTCATTTTCTTTCCATGCTCTTTTCATTCGTTGTTGTAAGTCTTAGTTATGTATTTGCTAAAGGATAAGAATTTAATTCCAGGTTTCAGCACAAGTTTTTAACCTGCCTCAATCATCCATTAAACCCAGGGAAATGTACTGACAGCTTCTACAGCCTCTAACACAGCTGGTTATCAGCACTAGCACCAGCACAACCAGGCAGATCATAATAAAAGAGTGATGCAGGGTGAGCAGCTCATTATTAGCAAATAATCCCTTAAGTTACTCCTTTCTTTGCTATTACCAATCACCTGCTTTTCTTTCCTACCATGTACTACTGTAAAGCCTCCTGTGGAACATTCCACATATTTAGAATATGTCCATAATTTCATATCAGTGGCTTCCCAGTGCTAACCTTGGGTATTACAGTAATAGAATTGAAGCTGCATCATTTTGCAAGGGAAGATGTCTGAACAGTCATGATGCCCTGTAACTGCAGCATATGCATATATGGTCCCAGCATTAATTTATCTTCAGGTTTCATCATATATGCCTGTCAAGAGCATTTTCTTTCCCTAGTGGTTTCTTTACCTTTAGCTTCATAACTTTGATTCAGATTTTGTTGTgctttttttctggaaaatgcTGTTTGTAATGTATTTGAAGTCATCATTCAGATCAGTTGTGTCATTCCTAGCCTACTCTTATTTCCTGACTTCCTTTCCTCTATGCCTCACAGAAAATCAATTGATGAAGGTTCTTCCTATCAACCTTACTGTGTTTATCCTGTGGGAAGAATATCAACCAGCTTCATGTAAGATAGATGGCATGCACAGTAGTTCTGATCTCAGTAGCAACTGATCCAACTGCATAATGGAACCTGGAAGATTAAAGAACAGGAAGCCTTAAGCTTTTCATCATATGCCCTACCTTCCCTCTGCCTGTGTAATGGGTTTGAAGGACAAGTTCCCATAATTTCATTGAAGGACTGGTTGTCTAGAGGCACTGACTTGTTCATGTAGCTCATTACCAGCAGTTATATGCTGTGTAGGTATGGTAACCTGCCAGGATAGGGAGTTGCTCAAAAGGCAGTGACTTAGTCTTCAGACAGATTTACCCTTCTGTAAAACAAGAGAGCCAGTTGAAAAGAAAAATAGTAGCACAGCTGTGAACAGATTCCACCCTTATTGGTTGTTTTCAACAAATAAAACCCAGTGTAATTTCCCAATATTGCTAGATCAGAGAATTCATAATTCTGAGAGAAAGCAATTGCATATTACTGGGCTGTTATGGTGCTTCACATAGTTTCTTGGCTGAATTATTTAGACTGCTAAAGAATTTAATTCCAACATTACAGAGTTTCATCTTTGGGCTAGTTTGAGGTCTTTCTTTAAAAGTAGGAGAGAGTCTCAGTGTCTGTAGCAGCTTGTTTTAAACTGGTGAAGTCCTAGGATGTTGAAGTACACTGTAAGAATGTTTTTAGGCTGATTAGTGTGGCATAAATATGATTTCCTAATACAGAACTATGAGCCAGGATGGTGTTAACCCAGTAACTAGTAAAGGCCTTTGAGCCAAGAGATTTCAAAAAACAGGAACCTTAAAATGGAGTTTCTAAACTAGTGATGAGTAAAGTGACTTCAGGCTCACTATCAGTAGAGCTTTTTTGTTTGGGAAGTAGAGGCTGATAAACATTCTCAAGTTTTGAAATGTAAGATTAGGATGTCTTAGTGATATTGTCTGTAGGGCTTGCTGAATTAGCACATGTAGGATTTATTTCGGTGATTAAGAAATGGAGATGAAGCGAGGACTCCCTGTTCTTACAGATTTGGGAAATTACATGGCTCAAATTGAATCTTGCTTCTTGGCTTGTCATTTGAAATAGAACTGGGAGAGGGCCTTTCACGTAACTCTTTGAGAATGTGTTTCCCTGAACTGTCTGTCCCTAGGTTTTGCTGTTCAAGTTTCATTTCTGGTGAAATCAATTTGTTCCAGACAAGCTTGTTTCTTGTGTTAGACTTCTGGCTATTGATACTTTCCCAAGCATAACATGATCTCTCAGTTGTAACAGAaagtttttatttcttcctgaatTGCTATCACCAATCTGTGAGTATAATGCTGAGATCCTACCTTACTGATTCCTTACCATACCAGGCAGGTAGAGTAAGGAACAAGTGGATGTATTCTTAGTTGAATCTAGAAATGTTGCCTGCTGTTAACTTTGTTTAACAATTTGAGTTGGAATTCCCAAAGAATTTTCAGTAGCTTTCAGCATTAGATAGAAGGTTTAGACCTAAATAGGCCGATCTTTTATCTTCTGAAGATAATTTACAGGTAAGTAATTTTGCATAACCAATCTTTCCATCTTCCTTAATTTTTTAAGAATGAGAGTCTCTCTAATAGTTATTTCTGAAATAGAAGTGTGTGATTCCCATCAAAATCGAGGTAATGTATGTGCTAAATCTTGACAGGAAATTTTGATAACAAGTAAATAATGTTATGTCTGCATCAAAAGCTAGCTGTACTGCTTGATAGGTGACTTTCCTAAGTGTGTTTGGGGTAAGTAGTGTCATCTTTAACTCTTAAATTGTTTTCTTTAACATCTGTCTAGCTTCTGTTGCAGGTGGTGGACATGGACCTATCTTCTAATGATGTCACCATCCATTAGTAAACACATCCtgctaaaaataaatttaagaatCAAAATCTTGTATTGTCTGTTGTTTTTGAAAACTTGAAGAGGAAGAATTCTGTAACTACTCATATCAAATCTCTGCTATTTTCATCTATATTCTCACAAGCATTACTGAGTTTATGCCTGAGATGGATAAGTATTTATCCAGTGTCATCTCTTTTTCCTGAAGACTAAAATTTTCACATGGTTGTTCTTAAAACTATCACATTCTTTCAGTGAACTAATTCAAAATTCCCAATACAGAAGTTGGGGGGTTGCTTGCATTGAAGCTGccatttccaaaaggaaaaagctgtgaaaacaaGACTTTTTCAGCCTTTTGCTTTTTAACTTACACCGCTGGGTTTACATGATCAGAAATGGGAAGTGATGAATGTGGGACTTCTCCTTTACAAGCACAATAGAAAAAGTTTCACTTTATTAGATAACAGAGAAAATGTGCTTTATAATTGCACTTAGGCCCCTTTAGAATCCCCCTCAAATTTAGGATCGTGCTAAAGAGTCTGTTCCCTTCACTTTTGGTAGTTTTAAAGCAGTATAAATATTTAAGGTTCAGTGTGCTGTGGCTCCAGCTAGGATTTCTAGCTAGATAGGATTCTGTCTACTagagaaaatggaaatttttatAGAATATTTTTGTAGAACTTTTTTTCTGAAGCCTTTGATGACTAATACCATGCCTGTTCTCTACCACTTCGGTTGACTTTTTACCTCTTTCCCTCCGTGTTGTACCTCCCTCCTGTCTCCCTGCCCATCCCCTAGTTTTTGAACAAAAATACTGGTTCATCTCTTGGTGTCACTGAAGGATAAAATGAGATTTTTGTATTGCACAGGAGCAAGGAATTGGGTACATAAATTGATATCCAGATTTGGGTATCAATTTGGCTCATGTCCTTTTGATAAGACTGTCTTGTTACCCTAGAATTAATATTGCCTTCAAAGTGACATGAACAAGAGAAATACTTGATTTATTGTTCTCTCATGTTTCTTTGTGTTTACCTCTCCCTCCCACGGTCTCCTGGATTATAGTGTTTAGTCTCTTATTAAGTTTCAAATAGAAGGTTTGATAGTGGACATCTTAGGTGACTCATGAACAGGTGTGAGTAGGGGATCACAAGACACCACCTCACCTTCATTTTGGCCTTAGGAAAAGATGTAGTACTGCTGCGCTTAGCGTATAGTGGGTATACAGTTTCTTGCATACTTCTATCAGTTTACCACTTTAAATTTGGGAATATCTTGTCACTAGATTGAAAGTTTTGTGAGGGAAGTGCTACTCTGGGAGGCTTTCTGTCATTTAGCAGCTTGCATTTAATTAAAACAGTTAATGCTGCTATCTTGCATTTCTGATTTTTTACAGCTCTGTAAGCAGTATTCATATTCTTACACTCACACATCTGGTTTTAATTGTAGTTTCTTAGCATGTTGAGAGAATATGTCATGTTCAATGCACATTTATTTCATGATTGAGCTTTTATGGCTCCATATAGCTTGACTTATCTTCCTGAAGGTTTTAATTTTGTCTTGGAATTTTACAGATAAACAGCAAGCAGTTAGTCAGCCTTGACTTTTGCTCTGGatttgaaatacttttttttcctgctcagtTCACACTTAATGGTTTCAAATGTAGACAAAAATATTAAGCAAACAGTttagggctggcagtggtgtaaCAGACCTCTTATCCTTAAGTTTTGTTTTGCAATACCAAACTGGGTTGGTGCTATTGTCTACTGTTGCCCTTCACCATAGCCTTCATGATAGCACAGGCTGTAGTGCTTTCCTTgctggcttcttttttttttttttttttttttccctttaaacccCTTATTCATCCTTAGTATGTTAGTATGTCAGGTTCACTCTGCTCAGTGACAGAGTACTTGGAGTAATATATTCCATTATACTTTGTATTTTTCAAGTCCACTATTGGTAATTTGGATTCATTTTTCATAACCTTGCAGCTGAGCACCTAAATTATTTTACTGAGCTTTGGTTGAAGATTTGTAGGATGAACCCTATGTTGCCTTTTGTTACGGGGTGGAGTTTGCAGCATTGAAGGTGATCTACAACTCCATAAATGTGGCATAGCACAGTAACTCTTAAGTTTGTCTGGATTTGGAGCTGAGCAGTTAACAGTGGGGTGATTACAGAACTGGTAACTGGAAGGTATCAGGAAGTGGTCAGTAAGGTTCATCCAAACCCACTAAGACTGTTTTAAGATCTGATACATGCTTGGTACCTGATAGTGGTACAAACGGACCATATTGTGTGATCTTTTGACATAGTGAAACATTGTATTCATTTTTGTTCAAGATTGCAGCTTCAAAAATTGAGGCTGACTTGGCAGAGCTTCCAGTTCAGGGAACATATGACTTATACTGAAGGAAATCTTTTGAGTCATGACTGTGGATCTTTTCATAATAAAGGGGGGAGAGCCTTTGCCAAAATGACTTATTTTCTCTAGTGCCCCAGTTCCAAGTAAGTTGGACTGTTTTTCAAAGAAA
The sequence above is drawn from the Melospiza melodia melodia isolate bMelMel2 chromosome 1, bMelMel2.pri, whole genome shotgun sequence genome and encodes:
- the RPRD1A gene encoding regulation of nuclear pre-mRNA domain-containing protein 1A; the encoded protein is MSAFSEAALERKLSELSNSQQSVQTLSLWLIHHRKHSALIVSVWERELRKAKPNRKLTFLYLANDVIQNSKRKGPEFTKDFAPVIVEAFKHVSSESDESCKKHLGRVLSIWEERSVYENDVLEQLRQALYGDRKVRKRTYEQIKVDENNCSPRSSPTDPPQTTDLIRALQELENAASGDAAVHQRIASLPIEVQDVSLLDRITDKESGEQLSKMVDDACMLLADYNGRLAAEIDDRKQLTRMLSDFLRCQKEFLAEKEHKLEEYKRKLARVSQVRKELRSRIQNLPDLSRLPNVTGSHVHLPFAGDIYSDD